A stretch of the Leptospiraceae bacterium genome encodes the following:
- a CDS encoding leucine-rich repeat domain-containing protein — translation MHQKRDSIAITSLINLTSLNLSGTQIKEIPSHITSLINLTSLNLSRTQIKEIPSHISMLINLTSLYLSGTQIKEIPSHITSLINLTSLNLSDTQIKEIPEHISKLENLTSLYLSSNQIKEIPEHIIKLENLTFLYLSENPIIFPLNVICDRGIDSIRSFFEEYNKGKKVFYEGKVILIGNGRVGKTCLTKRIMNKGFNPEEITTHETEIHSYDNGLLHI, via the coding sequence GTGCACCAGAAAAGAGATTCCATCGCTATTACCTCTCTTATAAATCTTACTTCTTTAAATTTGAGTGGCACCCAGATAAAAGAGATTCCATCGCATATTACCTCTCTTATAAATCTTACTTCTTTAAATTTGAGTCGCACCCAGATAAAAGAAATTCCATCGCATATCAGCATGCTTATAAATCTTACTTCTTTATATTTGAGTGGCACCCAGATAAAAGAAATTCCATCGCATATTACCTCTCTTATAAATCTTACTTCTTTAAATTTGAGTGACACCCAGATAAAAGAAATTCCGGAGCATATTAGCAAACTGGAAAATCTTACTTCTTTATATTTGAGTAGCAACCAGATAAAAGAAATTCCGGAGCATATAATCAAACTGGAAAATCTTACTTTTTTATATTTGAGTGAAAACCCCATTATATTCCCGCTTAATGTAATTTGTGATCGAGGCATTGATTCAATTCGTTCTTTTTTTGAAGAATATAATAAAGGGAAAAAAGTTTTTTATGAAGGTAAGGTTATTTTAATTGGAAATGGAAGGGTTGGCAAGACCTGTCTCACAAAAAGAATAATGAATAAAGGTTTCAATCCGGAAGAAATTACTACTCATGAAACAGAAATACACTCTTACGACAATGGACTACTACATATTTAA
- a CDS encoding DDE-type integrase/transposase/recombinase gives MIIWKHPLLIKTFENAVNTRKPEKDCIFHSDRGVQYTSNEFRSLLEKNKMRQSMSRKGDCWDNAVAESFFKTLKVEKVNHMKYETKQEAKTDLFRYIEIFYNRKRFHSTLGFTSPVNFRIQYEKRIA, from the coding sequence ATGATAATATGGAAACACCCTCTTCTTATTAAGACATTTGAAAATGCGGTTAATACTCGTAAGCCAGAGAAGGATTGTATTTTTCATTCAGATAGAGGAGTGCAATATACAAGTAATGAATTTAGAAGTTTATTAGAAAAAAATAAAATGCGTCAAAGTATGAGTCGAAAGGGAGACTGCTGGGATAATGCAGTAGCCGAAAGTTTCTTCAAGACTCTAAAAGTAGAAAAAGTAAATCATATGAAATATGAAACTAAGCAGGAAGCGAAAACAGATTTATTTAGATACATTGAAATTTTTTACAATCGAAAAAGATTTCATTCGACTTTAGGCTTTACAAGCCCAGTCAATTTTAGAATACAATATGAGAAGCGGATTGCCTAA
- a CDS encoding IS3 family transposase has product MCEALEVSRSGFYSWLNRQESKRKQYHRFLISWIVQIHAESKETYGAERIQQGLFEKGIKCDVRVVSRLMKVAKISSKIKAGFKPSTTDSNHENRISPNLLEEIFKSRNQIKRGYPILPTYS; this is encoded by the coding sequence ATGTGCGAAGCTTTAGAAGTCTCAAGAAGCGGTTTTTATAGTTGGTTAAATAGGCAAGAGAGTAAAAGAAAACAGTATCATCGTTTTTTAATTTCTTGGATCGTGCAAATTCATGCAGAGTCTAAAGAAACTTATGGAGCAGAAAGAATTCAGCAAGGTCTATTTGAAAAAGGAATAAAGTGCGATGTTCGTGTAGTATCTAGACTTATGAAGGTAGCGAAAATAAGCAGTAAAATAAAGGCTGGATTTAAACCATCAACGACAGATTCGAATCATGAGAATAGAATTTCGCCAAACCTTTTGGAAGAAATTTTCAAGTCGAGAAACCAAATCAAGCGTGGGTATCCGATATTACCTACATATTCGTAG